The stretch of DNA TGAAGAGACAAATGGGTTATTTGATCCAACTATTGGTGTGTTAGTAAATGCATACGGGTTTGGGCCTAACCATCAGCATAAAAATCTTTCTCAAAAGCAAATAGATAGTTTGTTGCAATATGTTGGTTTTTCAAAAGTACGAATCAATGAGAATAAAACTATTCATAAAGATTTTACTCAAACTTACTTTGACTTCAATGCAATTGCTCAAGGTTATTCGGTTGATGTAGTGGTAAATTTCTTAAAATCGAAAGGAATTCAAAATGGGATAGTAGAAATTGGTGGAGAATTATTTGCTCTTGGAAAAAATACGATTCAAAATAAAAATTGGGTAATAGGTATTGATGATCCTTTACAATCTCCTGAAGAAGAACGTAAACTGATTGCAAGTATCAAATTAGAGAATTTAGGAATGGCGACATCTGGTAATTATAGAAAAGTAATTGTCGATAGTATTACAGGCGAAAAATTTGTACATACCATTAATCCTAAAACGGGAAAACCTCAAAAAGGTTCTGTATTAAGTACAACTATTTTAGCTTCAACTTGTGTTATGGCAGATGGTTATGCAACAGCTTTTATGGTTATGAATTTAGAAGAAGGAAAAGCCTTTTTAAAAGAACATCCAGAGTTGTATGTAATGATAATGTATGTAGATGAAAATAATGAATTACAACAACTACAAACTGAAAATTTTAAACGCTTAATTAATTAATTTTGTCAAGCTGAATTCATTCCAGCTTCTAAAAAATGTTGAAGAATCTGACACGAGCTTTAGCGAACTGACGAAGTAATCAAGTTCAGATTGACATTTGTTTTATTTCCTAACAACAGGAATAATCTCTCCTTTTGCAAGACAATATTTCTCTACTAATTCAGGTGATAGTTTTGAGGTGTAATCAACTTCGTCAACTTCGAAACCAATACTACGTAATTTGTCAAAATAATCACGTCCGTAAACACGCACATGGTCGTATTGCCCGAAGATTTTAGCACGTTCTTTTGGATCTGTAATAGAATCATCTGCAAAAGTTGTTTCACGAGATAAATCTTGAGGTATTTGAAAAATTCCCCAGCCGTTTGGTTTCATCACACGATATAATTCTTGCATCGCTTTTGTATCATCTGGAATATGTTCTAAAACATGATTACAGAAAATAATATCAAACGAATTATCTTCAAAAGGTAGATTGCAAATATCAGCCTTAACATCAGCTAATGGCGAAAGTAAATCGGTAGTTAAATAATCTAAATTTTCTTGCTTTTTAAATCGTTTATAAAACTCTTGTTCTGGAGCAAAATGTAAAACTTTTAATTTATCTGTCGAGGAGAAAAAATTAGTTTCATTCTGTAAATACAACCACAACAAACGATGTCTTTCTAAAGAAAGTGTACTTGGCGACAAAACATTATTGCGTTGGCTACCATAGCCGTAAGGCAAAAACATTTTAAAACTTTTGCCATCAATAGGATCGGTGAAACGATTTCCTTTTAAAGCAAAAGCTAAAATAGGTCTAACAACAATGCTTAAACGAATTAAGATTGGTCGTGGAATTGTGTTGAGAACAAATTTAAAAAATTTCTTCATTATAAAACTAAAGGCACTTGTCTTAAACCATCTTCTTCATTTGAAGTAATTCCTAATGCTTCATAAATATAAGCGAAAGTAGAAAGTAATTCAGGTTTACCATCAACAATAGCTACATCGTGTTCAAAATGAGCACTTGGTTTTCCGTCTGCAGTTGTAATGGTCCAACCGTCTTTATGTTGGCGAATGTTCTTAGTCCCTAAATTAATCATAGGTTCAATGGCAATTACCATTCCGTTTACTAATTTTTTACCACGGCCTCTTTTTCCATAATTTGGAACTTCTGGATCTTCGTGCATTTTTCTTCCTAATCCATGACCACATAATTCACGAACAACACCATAACCGTAACTTTCGCAATACTGTTGAATAGCATAGCCAATATCTTCAACACGATTGCCAACTTTAGTTTCGCGAATTCCTACATAAAGTGATTCTTTAGTAACTTGAAGTAATTTTTTTGTTTCTGGTGCTACTTCTCCAACTTCAAAAGTATAAGCATGATCGCCATAAAAACCATTTTTAAGTGCGCCACAATCAACCGAAATAATATCACCTTCTTGTAATGGAATATCGTTTGGAATACCATGAACCACTTGAGTATTAGGACTCATGCATAAAGAATTAGGAAAGCCATACATTCCTAAAAAAGCTGGTTCTGCTCCATGATCACGAATAAATTCTTCTGCGATTTTATCTAAATATAATGAAGTAACTCCTGGTTTTATTTCTTTTGCAATTACACCTAAAGTTTTTGAAACGATTAAAGCACTTTCGCGCATTAACTCAATTTCTTCTTTTGTTTTTATTACAATCATAACTCAAATTTGAGTTGCAAAAATACAATTTTTAATGTTAATAATTCATATCTATTGTTAGAAGCTTTTCCAGCTTTCGCCAGTCGCTTTTTACAACGTCAGTTCGAGTGTTCGCTAAAGCGAATTTATCGAGAACCGTTGTAAAAGAGCTTCAACAAAGGCTCAATCTGGGCTATTGGAACTTTAAATGAGAAAAGTCATGTTTTTTGTATAAATTGAGAGGTAAATTTGTGCAAAATTTCTAAGGTATGGGAAAATATGTATCGGCAGCCGAGGCTGTCAAAGTTGTAAAAAGTGGAGATAGGGTATATGTGCAAGCTGCGGCAGCAACGCCCACAATTTTAACAAAGGCATTAGCTGAAAGAGCAGCTGAATTAAAGAACGTGGAAGTTTGTCACTTACATACTGAAGGTGAAGCGCCCTATGCAAATCCAGAGTTAAGAGATAGTTTTCATGTAAATTCTTTCTTTATTGGAGCAAATGTTCGTCATACACTTAAAGCGGGAAATGGTTCTTATACACCAGTTTTTTTGAGTGAATTGCCACAATTATTTAGAAAAAATGTTTTGTCGTTAGATGTGGCATTTATTCATGTTTCGCCACCCGATATTCACGGTTATTGTTCGTTAGGTGTTTCAGTTGAAGCAACAGTTGCAGCTATTGAAAATGCTAAAATTGTAATTGCTCAAGTAAATCCGCAAATGCCAAGAACTTTTGGAGATGGAATTTTACACATTTCTGAAATTGATTATTTAGTAGATGTAAATATTCCGATTTATGCTCATGAAATAGAACCATTTACAAAAGAAGAAGAGAAAATAGGTGAATACGTAGCTTCTTTAATTGAAGATAGAAGCACACTTCAAATGGGAATTGGTTCTATACCAAATGCAGCATTGAGTAAATTAAAAAACCATAAAGATTTAGGTTTGCATACCGAAATGTTTTCTGATGGAGTAATTGATTTAATCGAGAGCGATGTTATAAATTGTAATTTTAAAGGAACACTTAGAGGAAGAGCATTAGCAACATTTCTTATTGGTTCCAAAAGATTGTATGATTTTGTAAATGATAATCCGTTCATTGAAATGAAAGAATCTTCAATGGTTAACGATACGGCTAGAATTCGTAAAAATCCAAAAATGGTTGCAATCAATTCGGCTATTGAAGTAGATGTTACCGGACAAGTTTGTGCAGATTCTATTGGTAGTAGAATGTATTCTGGTGTGGGTGGACAAATGGATTTTATTCGTGGAGCAACTTT from Flavobacterium haoranii encodes:
- a CDS encoding FAD:protein FMN transferase: MALKNYYKVLVVLFVVACQREKKEDFFIIQGEAQGSTYSIKYIATEELVSKKDIDSLLTEFDNSLSTYKPSSSISKINNGDTTVVVNDWFVDTYKASQKIYEETNGLFDPTIGVLVNAYGFGPNHQHKNLSQKQIDSLLQYVGFSKVRINENKTIHKDFTQTYFDFNAIAQGYSVDVVVNFLKSKGIQNGIVEIGGELFALGKNTIQNKNWVIGIDDPLQSPEEERKLIASIKLENLGMATSGNYRKVIVDSITGEKFVHTINPKTGKPQKGSVLSTTILASTCVMADGYATAFMVMNLEEGKAFLKEHPELYVMIMYVDENNELQQLQTENFKRLIN
- a CDS encoding class I SAM-dependent methyltransferase; this encodes MKKFFKFVLNTIPRPILIRLSIVVRPILAFALKGNRFTDPIDGKSFKMFLPYGYGSQRNNVLSPSTLSLERHRLLWLYLQNETNFFSSTDKLKVLHFAPEQEFYKRFKKQENLDYLTTDLLSPLADVKADICNLPFEDNSFDIIFCNHVLEHIPDDTKAMQELYRVMKPNGWGIFQIPQDLSRETTFADDSITDPKERAKIFGQYDHVRVYGRDYFDKLRSIGFEVDEVDYTSKLSPELVEKYCLAKGEIIPVVRK
- the map gene encoding type I methionyl aminopeptidase encodes the protein MIVIKTKEEIELMRESALIVSKTLGVIAKEIKPGVTSLYLDKIAEEFIRDHGAEPAFLGMYGFPNSLCMSPNTQVVHGIPNDIPLQEGDIISVDCGALKNGFYGDHAYTFEVGEVAPETKKLLQVTKESLYVGIRETKVGNRVEDIGYAIQQYCESYGYGVVRELCGHGLGRKMHEDPEVPNYGKRGRGKKLVNGMVIAIEPMINLGTKNIRQHKDGWTITTADGKPSAHFEHDVAIVDGKPELLSTFAYIYEALGITSNEEDGLRQVPLVL
- a CDS encoding acetyl-CoA hydrolase/transferase family protein, translating into MGKYVSAAEAVKVVKSGDRVYVQAAAATPTILTKALAERAAELKNVEVCHLHTEGEAPYANPELRDSFHVNSFFIGANVRHTLKAGNGSYTPVFLSELPQLFRKNVLSLDVAFIHVSPPDIHGYCSLGVSVEATVAAIENAKIVIAQVNPQMPRTFGDGILHISEIDYLVDVNIPIYAHEIEPFTKEEEKIGEYVASLIEDRSTLQMGIGSIPNAALSKLKNHKDLGLHTEMFSDGVIDLIESDVINCNFKGTLRGRALATFLIGSKRLYDFVNDNPFIEMKESSMVNDTARIRKNPKMVAINSAIEVDVTGQVCADSIGSRMYSGVGGQMDFIRGATLSDGGKAIIALPSVTRKGESRIVPYLKQGAGVVTTRSHVHHVITENGIADLYGKTLKQRVAELVKIAHPNHQEWIDKAYYEMINGN